One Xenopus tropicalis strain Nigerian chromosome 8, UCB_Xtro_10.0, whole genome shotgun sequence genomic window carries:
- the spaca9 gene encoding sperm acrosome-associated protein 9 isoform X1 has protein sequence MDSRMNEAKQALKLLQQRYKIFQQQQVTFTIALERCRENALDRIHPVRTLAQVRKYLDTSCNNSTDRRVLTLFLDICSELVDVCAQLHELQPDNAAATPFLQSCLDLLSPTNDLSGLRAKYPHDVINHLSCDEAKNFYGGVVSLIPIVLDNLKAAIAEMDKTAPQTHHPGSGQKHLEPNETKPDNATQATGVQTVVTQQTRAKKKSYLESLKPAWRPTGRFYTS, from the exons ATGGACAGCAGAATGAATGAGGCAAAACAGGCTCTCAAACTCCTGCAGCAGCGCTACAAGATCTTCCAACAGCAGCAGGTCACATTCACAATCGCTCTGGAGCGCTGCCGCGAAAACGCCCTCGACAGGATCCATCCCGTGAGAACTCTGGCCCAG GTGCGCAAATACCTGGACACTTCCTGCAACAACAGCACCGACAGGCGCGTCCTTACACTATTCCTGGACATCTGCTCGGAACTGGTCGATGTGTGCGCGCAACTGCACGAACTGCAGCCCGACAATGCAGCGGCGACACCCTTCCTGCAATCTTGCCTGGATCTGCTGAGTCCGACCAATGACCTCTCCGGCCTGAGAGCCAA ATACCCCCACGATGTCATAAACCACCTCAGTTGCGACGAAGCAAAAAACTTCTATGGCGGCGTAGTCAGCTTGATTCCCATAGTGCTGGACAATCTCAAGGCAGCCATTGCGGAGATGGATAAGACAGCGCCGCAAACTCATCACCCAGGAAGCGGTCAGAAACACTTAGAACCTAACGAGACTAAGCCTGACAATGCCACACAAGCCACCGGGGTTCAGACTGTGGTCACACAGCAGACTAGAGCCAAAAAGAAATCCTATTTGGAGTCCCTGAAACCAGCCTGGAGGCCGACGGGAAGGTTCTACACTTCTTGA
- the spaca9 gene encoding sperm acrosome-associated protein 9, producing the protein MDSRMNEAKQALKLLQQRYKIFQQQQVTFTIALERCRENALDRIHPVRTLAQVRKYLDTSCNNSTDRRVLTLFLDICSELVDVCAQLHELQPDNAAATPFLQSCLDLLSPTNDLSGLRAKYPHDVINHLSCDEAKNFYGGVVSLIPIVLDNLKAAIAEMDKTAPQTHHPGSGYRYV; encoded by the exons ATGGACAGCAGAATGAATGAGGCAAAACAGGCTCTCAAACTCCTGCAGCAGCGCTACAAGATCTTCCAACAGCAGCAGGTCACATTCACAATCGCTCTGGAGCGCTGCCGCGAAAACGCCCTCGACAGGATCCATCCCGTGAGAACTCTGGCCCAG GTGCGCAAATACCTGGACACTTCCTGCAACAACAGCACCGACAGGCGCGTCCTTACACTATTCCTGGACATCTGCTCGGAACTGGTCGATGTGTGCGCGCAACTGCACGAACTGCAGCCCGACAATGCAGCGGCGACACCCTTCCTGCAATCTTGCCTGGATCTGCTGAGTCCGACCAATGACCTCTCCGGCCTGAGAGCCAA ATACCCCCACGATGTCATAAACCACCTCAGTTGCGACGAAGCAAAAAACTTCTATGGCGGCGTAGTCAGCTTGATTCCCATAGTGCTGGACAATCTCAAGGCAGCCATTGCGGAGATGGATAAGACAGCGCCGCAAACTCATCACCCAGGAAGCG GTTACCGCTATGTCTGA